From the genome of Solanum stenotomum isolate F172 chromosome 5, ASM1918654v1, whole genome shotgun sequence:
ATTCTTGAAAAACtctaagaattatttttttaaaattaaattttattgtacaTATAAGATCTTACAATAGTTTTAAGTCAATTGGTTGCTTTTTTTCCTCTACTATTTGTTAGATTATGATAAGCTTCCGATAAAACCTGAACAATGgcattttaaataaattgaaataaataaaaaataaaaaatattataaatttaatttaacactgttatattttaaaatatccgcgcaacgcgcgggCACGAATACTAATATGaataaataagagaaatatgaGTATATTTGATAATTTGGGCCATGGACGATTTTAGTAATAGACTAAAATGATCTCCCatgaaaattttactttataGTGAAGGATATGGGGAAAAGCCCaaaataattctttatttttgggTTAAGATTCAAAGTAATCCTTACATTTTCACACGGAGCATTGATAGTTGCATATTTGTAATATTGGTGTACTTTTGTTAATTTTCCAAACTTttacctattttttaacattgattttgTCCACAATTTTACGTATGGAACGTTCGatcgtctttttatatatttagtagaataATAACTCCATGTGATAGAAGGTGAGAAGAAAATCACTTTGTTCtgttcaataaaaatattattgcaacTAAACTAAAAACACATTTACATATGGcattgcaagaaaaaaaaattgtactattaCACGAGATTTTACATATCCATAATAATAAGATAGCTAGCCCTCTCTCATTGTTGTTCTTGAACCACCAATCCCTTCCTTCCCCTTTGCCTGGCCTAGTGagattagaaaatattgttGGGATTTCAAAAACTTTCTGCCGATCACCTTATTTCTTCGCTGAAGGTGCGATCCCCAGTTCCATCAATGCTACTTTCCTTGTTATGCATGGTGATCCGTTGGACCTTAgattaattaacttttttttttacgtcCACTCCTTAGTACCCCTTTTATGACAAATTTAAACCTTCCATCTATTTTTGTGTCGTTAGTAGGCCTAATCTTTCCGGCAATTTCAATGGCTTCATTATTTCTTTATGCTAAAAAAAACAAGATTATTTAGATATGTTGGGACCTAATCTCATCCGCTTTTTTGAAAATGTGGTCTTGTATCATAACACGGATATCTATTTTATTAGAATATAGAATATTTGTTACCTAGAATTTGTACAAAAAATGAACCTCTCAAATTTAGCTGCAATAATATTTCTAGTAGACAAAACAATGTGTTCTTCTTTTCACCTTCTcacatagagttattatttctactagaCGATTGAACATTCCATACATAAATTATCGATAAAATtcatgttaaaaaataggcaaaaaaaTTAAGAGCAAACCAAAGATTTACCTCGCAAATATGAGGAActattaggggtcgtttggtgtgaaggataaCACCCAataattttgagtttaaattaTAGTGCCacttaatttgttttttggttGGCAAGTCCGTGATAACTTATTCCAGGATTAATCAATAGtactgggataagttatccctcctcttgggtggtatagtaatcccgggataagttatcccaggataaaataggtaaatgacaaagatccctttatttcttttttatacatcacttttcacattcatgaagtgtatttttataaataaataagttgttcttaaaatttatgaaagacATTATTTTTAGTACAACAAACAAacacttaataaaaataatttcaatataaCTTATCTCATCGTAACTAATATCttcataatttatgtatcataactttattcaaaccaaccaattagGGAGTATTTTGGGCTTTTATTTCTGCTAAAGCCTGCTCCAGTGTTTCGGGTTTCAAACCAACACATCCTTGTGGGAAAACTAAGGATTACTTTGAATATTAGGGAGTATTTTGGGCTTTTATTTCTGCTAAAGCCTGCTCCAGTGTTTCGGGTCTCACATTTCATATCAGTTTGAATTCGATTCTCACCGGCGATTCGGTTCCGGCACCAGTGAATTTTCATTATTCACTATATCCATTTAAGATAGTTGTATTAACAGATTCCGGCGAAGTATAGAGGAGACGGAGGGATAAAGAACTATGAGTGTGTTTGGAGGAGATAGCTGGGCGAGGGAAGCGCAATGTAGGAAGAGAAGAGTCGATGAATTGATGGTTGACAACATCGATTCTTCTGCTTATAAGAAGCTCTCCAGCGGCAAATTTGTCTGCATCGTTTGCTCTCACCGTCCGGTCCTCGACACTCCCCTCATGCTCTCTGTACGTACATACCAAAACATAAACCTAATTTTGCTCCGATtgtatcttttaattttgatttttgttatttGATTATCATATCTTCTGAAATTAACGAAAATTGATCTTCCATCCACTGTTTTGAGTGGTAGGTGAAGTATGAAAAATGGGGGTGGGGATTGCAAGGTGGGGGAATTGAACCTCACCAACAACACAAGGTGAAAATTCACGTAGCCAACCAACTAAGAAATTAAGATTCCCACGACTACTATATTGGTTTGCATGTATTCAACAATTATAACAAAGGTAACTCCTTAGATGAAATTAGAATGAATTAGGTTCATTTAGTAACTTtttaacaatcaaaatttaacCTCGTGTGCTTTACAATTTGATGGACCAACTTTAGTTTGATGTGGATGACCTTTTTTAAAGTACAAGTTCATGATCATgatatttaaactttaaaaaaatttagaaaccAAATATGAGATGAAATAGTAGGAAAGTGAATCAACTATGCAACAGATTATTCTAATTTCATAACTTTTTGGCATAAATGGTATTGTTCAATGTATGTTCTCCCTTCTTAAATTCCCAATGAACAACATAATCCAGGTCATTCAGCTATGGTATGAATTTAAAGTACAAATTTAAGCTGCTAAAGAGTAAGACAAGTTTTAGTTACCTCATGCAAATGCTGGCAGTTTTCGTTGAGAAGACGAGTGTATGTACTGCCTCTCATTGTTTTTCAACGTCCCTCCATTACAATTTTTCTTGGAAGGAGAAGCTTTCAGATTAGCCAGTGTAGTTAATAGAAAGTTGAACTTTAACTATGTAGAGCTTGTTTAGTAGGGGGTTACATCAGTTCACTGATAATGTTAATTTGTGGACATGTAAATTTAGTAGAGGATGTTTTCGCATCAGATTTCTGGAAATCCAAGTTAGTTGGAGATATGAACAATTGCCTTGTCAACGGTTCTTTTTAGCTTTACTAAAGAAAGATGATTTCCAAAttgtttccttcttttttaCTATACTCGAATGGCTTAAGGATGTGTTTTGATGGAAAATGTTGGGAAAACGCGGACTAACACAAAAGTACATAGTTAAAATAATGggaaaataatgacaccaagaAAGAAAAACCCTtttaaataagggaaaaaccaCGGACCAAGAGGAACAACTAGTAAGGAATTTTACATTGGGTAGTCATGAGTACAATATTCAAAGTAACTACTACACACTCAAAAGAAATAAccctctttttatttctcaccTTACTAAAATATTGTTTAGACTCTATTTTTCTTCGCAGActattttcttgtatagtcTATGGTATACTCACTTTGCTCtctaatatttttctctctactTTGGTGTGCTTATGAGAGCAGAgactctctatttatagaaaaaattgcCAACCATTTCAGCCAGCCAAAAGGCTTGGTTACTTGAAATTTGCAACTGCAGTTGCAAATTTCAACATATGCACTCGCACTTAACAACTTGCCACACCTTTTCAACATTTGCAGCAAATCAAATTTCCTCCGAATCTTACCAACATTTGACATTAAGGAAAAGAGAATAAGCCAAGTAAATTGGCACATGGGGATGAACCCCACAATCTCCCCCTCCAATCTCATGCACTAGAAAGAGCTATCTCCATGTTCATAGGGAGAGCTCATGTTGAAAAGTTCTTTGCATAACTCGAACTTATCTTTTGGTATCATTTATCACCTTGGTCAGCATATCCACAGGATTTTCACTTGTATGGATCTTTTTTATGTGAAATGATTACTCTCTATTTGCTCACGAATCCAATGGTATCTCACGTCAGTGTGTTTTTCCTTGTATGGTACATGGAATTCTTGCTCAAGTCTGTTGCACTCTGACTATCACAATAGAAAACGTACTTCATCTACTGAAATCCAAGTTCTTGAAGCAATTACTTGAGTCATGTTATCTCTTTGCCAACTTCAGTAGTTGCAATATACTTTGCTTTAGTTGTAAACAGTGCAACACACTTCTGCAACTTTGATTGACATGATATAGCTCCccttgaaaaaataaacaaaatatctaGTAGTGGATTTTTTGTTATCAAGGTCACCTACCATATCAGCATTTGTATAGCCCCTCAAGATTGGATTTGATGTTCCAAAACACAAGCATTCATCTAAGCTTTCTCTTAGATACCTGAATATCCACTTCACAATTTCCCAATTCTCTTTCTTGGGATTGTCGAGAAACCTACTAATAACACCAACTGTGTGAGTAATATCAAGTCTATTGCATATCATTAAACTTCTGACGGTGGATGAATATGGAACTTTGGCCATGCTCTCTTTTTCCTCCCTAACTATACGATACATCTTCTTGCTCAACTTCAGATGAATGCTTCTGTTTCGGAGCATCAAATCCAATCATGGTAAAAGAAAATCAACTATTAgatatttgtttactttttcgGGGGAGCTATATCATGACAGTGAAAGTTGAGGAGTGTGTTGTACTGTCTACAACTGAAGCAAGTATATTGTGGCTACTAAAGCTGGCAAAGAGATGATATGGCTCAAGTGATTCCTTCCAAAACTCCGATTGCAACATATGGAGTATATTGTTTATTGTGACCGTCAGAGTGCAATAGACTTGAGCAATAATTTCATGTATCATGCAAGGACAAAACACATCGACGTGAGATACCATTGAATTCGTAAGTAAGTGGAGAGTGAATCATTTCATGTCAACAAGATCCACAGAAGTGAAAATTCTATGGATATGCTGACCAAGATGATACCAAAAGACAAGTTCGAGTTATCTAAAGAACTTGTTGGCATGAGCTCTCTAAGAAGATGGAGATTGCATGAGATTGGAGGGGGAGATTGTGGGGTCCATCCCCATGTGTCAAATTActtggatttttatttttcttttccttaatgTCAAAGGTTGGCAGATAAATTTGATTGACAACAAATGTTGAAATTTGCAATTGCAAGTTTCAAGTAACCAAGCCTTCTAAATGGTTGGCAATCTTTTGTATAAATAGAAAGTTGTTGCTCTCTTATAAGTACACCAAAATAGAGAGCAAAGTGAGGTATACCAGAGTCTACAAGAAAATAGCCTGTGAAGGAAAAATAGAGCGTAAGCGATATTTTAGTAAGGTGGGAAATCAAAAGAGGTTATTTCTTTTGAGTTTGACAGTGTGTAGTAGTCACTTTAAAGTATTGTACTCGTGACTACCTTGTGTGAAATTCCTTACTATAGTGATATCAGTTGCTCTTCTTGGTCTATGGTTTTTCCATTATTTGGTAGAATTTCCACGTAAAAATTATTGGTGTTATTATTTTGActgtaaatatttttgtgttagtCTGCATTTTCGACCAAAAAAAGGTTCATTCACTCATCCGAAAGCACCTGATTGCCAGCATCACAAAAATCTCTCTCTTCTTACTGTCAATGGCAGAAGAATATGTTTGAGTGGATTAATAGGGAAGAACCCCTACCTCTTTGCACCATATACTTTTAGTTAGTGAAGTTTTATTATTAATTGGCATACAAACTATAGGCATAATGCTCATGCATATTACAATTTTTCAATGCATGAATACAACATATTTGTCTATATGTTCATTGATAGATGATGCATTAGGATAATTCTCATATTATAGTACTTCACTTCTGGTGATGTTTGTTCTCCTACTATCTTCTTCCGTGATAATTCCCAATTATCAGAAGAAGCTTTACTTCTTTTGGACAAAGAATTTTTACTAGGTCCAAGTGAGCCATGGAAGATAGGTAGAATATGACTATCTTAATCATGCCACACACTCTTCTAAGGTGCTTCCTGCTTgcaaacaaagaaagaaaaattgactAGGTTCTGTTCAGATTTTTGACTGTTTTCCAGTTGATGAAGGACATCTACTTCCTTGGATCATTGTCTTCGACTAGTGAAGTTCTGTGTTTAATTGATAGACATCCTATACAGAATCTGGATCAATATGTAGTTATGTTCATTGATAGATGCACTTTAGtcatttctcattttattaattgataaaaaataaataaaattctcaTGTTATAATACTCAACTTCGAGATGCTTGTTCTTCTCTTCTGTGACAATTCCCCTGATAATCAGAAAGCTTCTGTAGGTACATGTCAAAGGTTCAAGCCATCGAGCAGCAGAGTCAAGGCTTAGAGAAAGAGAATCAGGGAGGCAAGATGAGATAAACAAGAGAATAGCCTTGTCAGAATGTGATATTGCCACCTCCAAAACCTTGTCATCCAGCCAGTTAGGTAGATCAGCAAGCAAACCACTGATTGAATGCACAAGGAAAGCTGCTTCTGACGTACTTCATCAAAATTTGGCACGAAGTACTGCTTCTCAAGGGAATGAGATCAAATGTACCCAGGCTGATACTACAAGTGTTCTACCTAATCAAAGAAATAGTCAATGTGTTCAGATAGGAGTCACAACAAATCAAACTAATATGTCTCAGGCATACAACCAGGGACGACGAGAAAGGGAGCTTAAGTTCACATCTGCTGGCTGGAAGCGTGATGGCCATGGGAAGTGGTTTAAGGATgaaaatgtgagtttttttttttcatttgaattaCATAACCAAGTAGTGGAACTCTTCTCTTGCTGTTTCTTACAACAAAGCAACAATTTTTCTTGTAACTATGACTAGGTTTATCACatggattattttttataaaaactcAATTCTCTCTATCAAAGTAAATGTTTTGAAGTTGAACGAATGTATGATAAGGTCCATATGAAACTAATACGGGTTGCACATTTTGACTTGTTGCAGGTAGAGTTTGATTCAGATGAAGAAGATCCTAATCTCTGCCTTCCATGACTTTTTGTTTGAAAACAAGTATGATTAAAACTtgatcttttttccttttcagtaGTACTTGAATGGATGCCAAAACTAACTCTGTTACAGGTGTCCATCACTATGTATCACTTTCCATGCAAGGAGTTGATTACTAGTTCCATTCAAGTTCAAGACAATCCAGATGTATTCCAATGTCTGAATGTCCCTGTGATTCATGGTTATGATTCTTGTTCACACTACAAGTTATCGAAAGTTACAATGGTTATGTTGGACGAGATTTCAGTTTAACAGGTGCGCGCGTCTCTGAACATGTTGCTTTAAATGAGATAGGATTGAGCACTAGAGTGCTGGAAtactggtggagcaactgaggTTACCATGGTTAAGGATCTCTCCACTTCAGTGTGAGAAGATCGGAAAATGAATTACTTGTCCTTCATTCTTGCCAGTTGCTATCTACTCTGTCTTTCCTCACAAGTAGCTGAAAAATTACCATGGCTTACTATCTAGTGGTATGGGTGCATGGAAAGCCTCATGCCCAGGTCAAGGGAAGACCGCTACGACCTTATAGATTCacatatgtataaaaaatcATAAGTTAAGCCATGTATAAAAGGGAAGGCCGCTACGGCCTTATAGTtagggttgttcatggttatggttaaaaaatcaaatcgaaccGCAATCTGAATCaaactgattaaaaaaaattgatatttggtttgatttggttaagtttggttttaaattttgaaaatcgataCTATTTGGTTTGACTAAAAAAACCCACAAAAACAACCAAACCGAATTGAGAAAttatctatataaattttatatttatttatatattattgataaataaaatataaatattttgttaaattaattaacttaagtcttaacttcactattttctcaAGCCCAACACTTAAATTGTAGCCCAACTATTAAAATTCTAAGACTAAGTTCATCAAAATCTATTACTTCAATTTACCTATCCTAGTCTcactttctcttaattgaatcactttaTTCATGTAATAATAATTCTAGTATTGTTAATTGAATTCATAATAACTTTCGATTGTTCATGTATTAGGTGTCTGTGTCATTGAGATGTGTATACTCtcaacaaatttaatttattacttttaaaccaaaaaaac
Proteins encoded in this window:
- the LOC125865169 gene encoding uncharacterized protein LOC125865169: MSVFGGDSWAREAQCRKRRVDELMVDNIDSSAYKKLSSGKFVCIVCSHRPVLDTPLMLSVHVKGSSHRAAESRLRERESGRQDEINKRIALSECDIATSKTLSSSQLGRSASKPLIECTRKAASDVLHQNLARSTASQGNEIKCTQADTTSVLPNQRNSQCVQIGVTTNQTNMSQAYNQGRRERELKFTSAGWKRDGHGKWFKDENVEFDSDEEDPNLCLP